From the Leucobacter tenebrionis genome, one window contains:
- a CDS encoding ArsR/SmtB family transcription factor: MDADMVFKALADPGRRLLLDMLHERSGQTLGELCEGLDMRRQSVSQHLELLEAANLVSSIRDGRRKLHYLNPVPIHEIQRRWIWKFEEPRLAFLDAITQRAEEYAMTEAGKGAVPDYVYTTYIRATPERVWQALTDAELSGRFWGHAQISDWKIGSRVDHVRLDGTGIADASGRVIEVDPPRRLVFGFDDPARFDDPAFEPSVVTFEIESDRDIVKLTLTHTVLASLDELRAVGQGWPAVLANLKTLLETGEALPQEPWAFHAEERAAGMAKNG; encoded by the coding sequence ATGGATGCGGACATGGTGTTCAAGGCGCTGGCCGATCCGGGGCGGCGACTGCTGCTCGACATGCTGCATGAGCGGTCGGGCCAGACGCTGGGTGAGCTCTGCGAGGGGCTGGACATGCGCCGCCAGTCGGTCAGCCAGCACCTCGAGCTGTTGGAAGCGGCGAACCTGGTGTCGTCGATCCGCGACGGCCGGCGGAAGCTGCACTACCTCAACCCTGTGCCGATCCATGAGATCCAGCGCCGTTGGATCTGGAAGTTCGAGGAACCCCGATTGGCCTTCCTCGACGCCATCACGCAGCGAGCAGAGGAGTACGCGATGACTGAAGCAGGCAAGGGTGCCGTTCCCGACTACGTCTACACGACCTATATCCGCGCCACCCCGGAGCGGGTATGGCAAGCGCTCACCGACGCAGAGCTGAGCGGGCGATTCTGGGGGCATGCCCAGATCTCGGATTGGAAGATCGGCAGCCGGGTGGACCACGTCCGTCTCGACGGCACGGGGATCGCCGATGCCTCGGGCCGAGTGATCGAGGTGGATCCGCCGCGCCGTCTCGTCTTCGGCTTCGACGACCCGGCGCGTTTCGACGACCCCGCGTTCGAGCCGAGCGTGGTCACGTTCGAGATCGAGTCCGACCGGGATATCGTCAAGCTCACTCTCACCCACACGGTGCTGGCGAGCCTCGACGAGCTGCGCGCCGTGGGGCAGGGGTGGCCCGCGGTGCTCGCCAACCTCAAGACGCTGCTGGAGACCGGCGAGGCGCTGCCGCAGGAGCCCTGGGCGTTCCATGCAGAGGAGCGCGCGGCCGGCATGGCGAAGAACGGGTGA
- a CDS encoding PQQ-dependent sugar dehydrogenase: MSPRRRALLVLPLVAVLALAACAPERNAEGSSQPGSSEPLVVADHLDVPWSIAFHGDTALISERDSARILELTADGTREVGVIEGVSAAGESGLLGLAIQGDDLYVYSTGEGENRIQRYPLTGEPGTLGLGDPETVLAGLPHANWHSGGRIAFGPDGMLYATVGDVHERGSAQDLDRLSGKILRMTPEGEVPDDNPFDGSYVYSYGHRNPQGIAWDDEGTMYSAEFGEDTWDELNVIEPGGNYGWPEVEGAAGDHRFIDPVQQWAPADASPSGIAVADGSIWIANLRGERLREVPLDDLTASTEHLVREYGRLRLVVPAPDGSLWLLTNNTDGRGDPAPDDDRILRFEPTG; encoded by the coding sequence ATGTCCCCTCGAAGGCGGGCGCTGCTCGTGCTGCCGCTGGTCGCGGTGCTCGCGCTCGCCGCCTGCGCGCCGGAGCGGAACGCAGAAGGCTCCTCGCAGCCCGGTTCCTCCGAGCCGCTGGTGGTCGCCGATCATCTCGACGTGCCGTGGTCGATCGCATTCCATGGGGATACAGCTCTCATCAGTGAACGCGACTCCGCACGCATACTCGAACTCACCGCCGACGGCACCCGCGAGGTCGGTGTCATCGAGGGTGTGAGCGCAGCGGGGGAGTCGGGACTGCTGGGGCTCGCGATCCAGGGAGACGATCTGTACGTCTACTCGACGGGGGAGGGTGAGAACCGGATCCAGCGATACCCGCTGACCGGCGAGCCCGGCACGCTCGGGCTCGGTGATCCCGAGACCGTGCTCGCGGGGTTGCCGCACGCGAACTGGCACAGCGGTGGCAGGATCGCGTTCGGCCCGGACGGGATGCTCTACGCCACGGTCGGCGACGTGCACGAGCGCGGCAGCGCCCAGGATCTCGACCGGCTCTCGGGCAAGATCCTGCGGATGACGCCCGAGGGGGAGGTGCCCGACGATAATCCCTTCGACGGCTCCTACGTGTACAGCTACGGGCACCGTAATCCGCAGGGCATCGCCTGGGACGACGAGGGCACGATGTACTCGGCTGAGTTCGGCGAGGACACGTGGGACGAGCTCAACGTCATCGAGCCCGGCGGCAACTACGGGTGGCCCGAGGTCGAAGGCGCGGCCGGCGACCACCGCTTCATCGACCCGGTGCAGCAGTGGGCACCGGCTGACGCGAGCCCGAGCGGGATCGCGGTCGCCGACGGATCGATCTGGATCGCGAACCTCCGCGGCGAGCGGCTCCGCGAGGTGCCTCTGGATGACCTGACAGCGTCGACCGAGCACTTGGTGCGCGAGTACGGGCGGCTGCGCCTCGTCGTCCCCGCCCCCGACGGGTCGCTGTGGCTGCTCACGAACAACACCGACGGTCGCGGTGATCCGGCGCCCGACGACGACCGGATCCTCCGGTTCGAACCGACCGGTTGA
- a CDS encoding DUF2207 domain-containing protein, producing the protein MAHSMKSGLRSGSHGALRPPMLLAVAILAAFTALAASLLIAPAPAHADVEDFSYDSWDVQYDIGVDDDGRAIAHVTETLVARFLETDQNRGIVRSLPRDYQGASTDPRDFKVTDENGDPVPFETESGTDDEHDAAYVAVLTGDDEYVHGRQTYVIEYTLSDVILARDDGAADEFYWDVVPSARQQPISSFTAEIRFDQALAEHLTGEQRCYRGSAGSRDECMISGFEGELRAGPMPLDAREGATIAVGLEPATVVQPPQRLPNPLLDFVPFLVAGAGLIPALGGVIAASAMRRKHKNSGRGTVVAQYDVPPSLPPLIAAPIAGVGRSVVAAQLVHLAVNGMIRFEDGPPDTGFFGSGKPQTALRVVDPLKAQDQFDRSTLDAVFPGTPAPGTVFVLPKKDESFAKRMQALESAAMEQAENRGYFQRERSSAGRVFGWVTLGLVAVLAVLVVFGFMLRSKPFGAVFGMVLGVPLILLAIYSMKKHRVYTRAGAETREYLEGVKLFIEVAEADRLQMLQSYQGAERLQDGSVNVIHLYEKLLPYAMLFGLEKQWGKVLESWYSANPNNNIGWYSGYQAHNIGSIGDTVSQMVSSISSSVSYSSSSSGGSSGGGSVGGGGGGGSAGGR; encoded by the coding sequence ATGGCTCATTCAATGAAATCCGGTCTGCGCTCCGGCTCGCACGGGGCGCTGCGGCCGCCGATGCTCCTCGCGGTCGCGATCCTCGCCGCGTTCACCGCGCTCGCCGCATCGCTCCTTATCGCGCCGGCCCCCGCGCACGCCGATGTCGAAGACTTCAGCTACGACAGCTGGGACGTGCAGTACGACATCGGCGTCGACGACGACGGCAGAGCGATTGCGCACGTCACCGAGACCCTGGTCGCCCGGTTCCTCGAGACGGATCAGAACCGGGGCATCGTGCGCTCGCTGCCGCGGGACTATCAGGGAGCGTCGACAGATCCGCGCGACTTCAAGGTGACCGACGAGAACGGCGATCCGGTGCCGTTCGAAACCGAGTCCGGTACCGACGACGAGCACGACGCCGCCTATGTCGCCGTGCTCACGGGCGACGACGAGTACGTGCACGGCAGGCAGACGTATGTGATCGAGTACACGCTGAGCGATGTGATCCTGGCACGCGACGATGGCGCCGCCGACGAGTTCTACTGGGACGTAGTGCCCTCCGCGAGGCAGCAGCCGATCTCGTCCTTCACCGCCGAGATCCGCTTCGATCAGGCGCTTGCCGAGCACCTCACCGGGGAGCAGCGCTGCTATAGAGGCAGTGCGGGATCGCGCGACGAGTGCATGATCAGCGGGTTCGAAGGCGAGCTGCGAGCCGGCCCGATGCCGCTGGACGCGCGCGAGGGGGCCACGATCGCGGTGGGGCTGGAGCCCGCGACCGTGGTGCAGCCGCCGCAGCGGCTCCCGAACCCGCTGCTCGACTTCGTGCCGTTCCTCGTCGCAGGCGCCGGGCTCATTCCCGCACTCGGGGGAGTCATCGCCGCCTCGGCGATGCGCCGCAAGCACAAGAACTCGGGTCGGGGGACCGTCGTGGCGCAGTACGACGTGCCGCCGTCCCTGCCACCGCTTATCGCTGCGCCGATCGCGGGTGTCGGGAGGAGCGTGGTGGCGGCTCAGCTCGTGCATCTCGCGGTGAACGGGATGATCCGGTTCGAGGACGGTCCTCCCGACACCGGCTTCTTCGGTTCGGGCAAGCCGCAGACGGCGCTCCGCGTGGTCGATCCGCTCAAAGCGCAGGATCAGTTCGACCGTTCGACGCTGGACGCCGTCTTCCCGGGGACGCCGGCGCCCGGAACGGTGTTCGTGCTGCCGAAGAAGGATGAGTCGTTCGCGAAGAGGATGCAGGCCCTCGAATCCGCGGCGATGGAGCAGGCCGAGAACCGCGGATACTTCCAGCGCGAGCGCAGCTCTGCCGGGAGGGTGTTCGGCTGGGTGACTCTCGGGCTCGTCGCGGTGCTCGCCGTTCTGGTCGTATTCGGCTTCATGCTGCGCAGCAAGCCTTTCGGCGCGGTCTTCGGGATGGTTCTGGGTGTGCCGCTGATCCTGCTGGCGATCTACAGCATGAAGAAGCACCGCGTGTACACCCGCGCGGGAGCGGAGACGCGCGAGTACCTCGAGGGAGTGAAGCTGTTCATCGAGGTCGCCGAGGCGGATCGGCTGCAGATGCTGCAGTCGTATCAGGGCGCCGAGCGACTGCAGGACGGCTCGGTGAATGTGATCCATCTCTATGAGAAGCTGCTGCCCTACGCGATGCTGTTCGGGCTCGAGAAGCAGTGGGGCAAGGTTCTGGAGAGCTGGTACTCGGCGAACCCGAACAACAACATCGGGTGGTACAGCGGATACCAGGCGCACAACATCGGCTCCATCGGCGATACCGTCTCCCAGATGGTCAGCTCGATCAGTTCCTCCGTCAGCTATTCCTCGAGCAGCTCCGGGGGATCGAGCGGCGGCGGCTCCGTCGGTGGTGGCGGCGGTGGCGGATCGGCCGGCGGTCGCTGA
- a CDS encoding MFS transporter, which translates to MSAVTYVLAAGVFLMGTTEFIVAGILPEIAADLGISVASTGLMITVFAVGMIVGTPVMTIATLKLQRRLTLTLALLVFAIGHVIVAVSSNFPVILAARFLTALATGAFWAVAAVVAAKAAGPAASKALGIVLGGGMLANALGVPLGAFAGQAIGWRGPFWGLAMLALLAAALILRLVAKDSTAGPIPSVRAELASLKDVRVWLVLAGCAIVCGSSLAAYSFISPLLTENTGLPAVSVPLILVAYGIGALVGSLLGGRLGTTHQYPLLFTSAAATFLVLVLLALFSHQPAATIILITLLGLFGMSTNPVLIGKAVGYAEHAPTLASALSTSSFNVGTAIGSWIAGYALESALGTTGPVVVGAAIAALYFIPLGILFAKDRRS; encoded by the coding sequence ATGTCCGCGGTCACGTACGTGCTCGCCGCCGGGGTGTTCCTCATGGGCACCACCGAGTTCATCGTCGCCGGGATCCTGCCCGAGATCGCCGCCGACCTCGGCATCTCTGTCGCGAGCACCGGGCTTATGATCACCGTCTTCGCGGTCGGCATGATCGTCGGAACGCCGGTCATGACAATCGCGACACTCAAGCTGCAGCGCCGCCTCACCCTGACGCTCGCACTCCTCGTGTTCGCCATCGGCCACGTCATCGTCGCCGTCTCGTCGAACTTCCCCGTGATCCTCGCTGCCCGGTTCCTCACCGCGCTCGCAACCGGCGCGTTCTGGGCCGTCGCCGCGGTCGTCGCCGCGAAAGCCGCGGGACCGGCCGCTTCGAAAGCGCTGGGGATCGTTCTCGGCGGCGGCATGCTCGCCAACGCGCTCGGCGTGCCGCTCGGCGCGTTCGCAGGGCAGGCGATCGGCTGGCGCGGGCCCTTCTGGGGCCTCGCCATGCTCGCCCTGCTCGCCGCCGCGCTGATCCTCCGCCTCGTCGCGAAAGACTCCACCGCAGGGCCGATCCCGTCCGTCCGCGCGGAACTCGCGAGCCTCAAGGACGTGCGGGTGTGGCTCGTGCTCGCCGGGTGCGCGATCGTCTGCGGCTCCTCGCTCGCGGCCTACAGCTTCATCAGCCCGCTGCTCACCGAGAACACGGGCCTGCCCGCCGTTTCAGTGCCGCTGATCCTCGTCGCCTACGGCATCGGCGCACTGGTCGGCTCCCTCCTGGGCGGCCGCCTCGGCACCACGCACCAGTACCCCCTGCTGTTCACCTCGGCGGCGGCGACGTTCCTCGTGCTCGTCCTGCTCGCCCTGTTCTCGCACCAGCCAGCCGCCACCATCATTCTGATCACCCTCCTCGGGCTCTTCGGCATGTCCACCAACCCCGTGCTCATCGGCAAGGCCGTCGGCTACGCCGAGCACGCCCCGACACTCGCCTCTGCCCTGAGCACCTCATCGTTCAACGTGGGCACGGCGATCGGGTCGTGGATCGCGGGCTACGCCCTGGAGTCAGCGCTTGGAACGACCGGGCCCGTCGTCGTCGGCGCCGCGATCGCAGCCCTGTACTTCATCCCGCTCGGCATCCTGTTCGCGAAGGATCGGCGCAGTTGA
- a CDS encoding ABC transporter permease, whose translation MNRTEISPPPTSWGRLIALGAGLSLLVAVVLLAFSWPAVTADPQGLPVGVVGEPDQVDQVAENIEDQADGAIELTRLDDRAAAVDAIEQRKVYGAVILGAEPTEGPEILIARAANTQVAQMLSGFAPRLQSEIDAKIREQVETGIAQAQEQAAAQMQQALQAVAQGQTPQLAPTGDGEAFSIPTVTVEVTDVVPLSDDDPNGAGLTASMFPLVIGGILGGVFITLAVKGSGARRVVAVLIYAASAGLVLTGVLQGIYGALQGDYGLNALGMGLAIAAISGTITGLGAVLGRAGTAIGSAFMILVANPLSAATVPVEFILSPWGTFGQWLPAGSAATLMRDLSYFPDAETSFSWTVLSVWAVVGLALTFVTLRRKDPSKSGSQAG comes from the coding sequence ATGAATCGCACCGAAATCTCGCCCCCGCCCACGAGCTGGGGACGGCTGATCGCCCTCGGAGCCGGGCTCTCCCTGCTGGTCGCGGTGGTATTGCTGGCCTTCTCATGGCCGGCGGTCACCGCCGACCCGCAGGGCCTTCCGGTCGGCGTCGTCGGAGAACCCGACCAGGTCGACCAGGTCGCCGAGAACATCGAAGACCAAGCCGACGGCGCGATCGAGTTGACCCGCCTCGACGATCGCGCTGCCGCAGTTGACGCCATCGAACAGCGGAAAGTCTACGGAGCCGTCATTCTCGGCGCCGAGCCCACGGAGGGCCCCGAGATCCTGATCGCCCGCGCCGCCAACACCCAGGTAGCGCAGATGCTCTCGGGCTTCGCACCCCGGCTGCAGTCCGAGATCGACGCGAAGATCCGGGAGCAAGTCGAAACCGGCATCGCTCAGGCCCAGGAGCAGGCCGCCGCGCAGATGCAGCAGGCACTCCAGGCCGTCGCACAGGGGCAGACACCGCAGCTCGCTCCGACGGGCGACGGCGAGGCGTTCTCGATCCCCACCGTCACGGTCGAGGTCACCGACGTCGTACCTCTCTCCGACGACGATCCGAACGGCGCCGGCCTGACGGCGTCCATGTTCCCACTCGTGATCGGCGGCATTCTCGGCGGCGTGTTCATCACGCTCGCGGTCAAGGGATCAGGCGCACGTCGGGTCGTGGCGGTGCTGATCTACGCGGCCTCGGCCGGGCTCGTCCTCACCGGCGTGCTGCAGGGGATCTACGGTGCGCTGCAGGGCGACTACGGACTCAACGCCCTCGGCATGGGCCTGGCGATCGCCGCGATCTCCGGCACCATCACCGGTCTCGGCGCGGTGCTCGGTCGCGCGGGCACGGCGATCGGCTCGGCGTTCATGATCCTCGTCGCCAACCCGCTCTCCGCGGCAACGGTGCCCGTCGAGTTCATCCTCTCGCCATGGGGAACGTTTGGCCAGTGGCTCCCGGCGGGTTCGGCCGCGACCCTGATGCGCGACCTCTCCTACTTCCCGGACGCCGAGACGAGCTTCTCCTGGACCGTGCTCTCGGTGTGGGCGGTCGTCGGCTTGGCACTGACGTTCGTCACGCTGCGGAGAAAGGACCCCTCGAAGAGCGGATCGCAGGCGGGCTGA
- a CDS encoding TetR/AcrR family transcriptional regulator codes for MPKISDERREERRGQILDAAVRCFSRSGYHRTSMTDIIAESGLSSGAIYGYFRGKQEIIHAVAHSVMQGRFGELNSLSEDRVLTPAQIASVLIGGLRASLPTTMLVQVWAEATIDAELRAMFQEVAGTVMGQVSGLLERWATEYPERVDGDPAGWARRSTPVFVAVVMGFIVQSTLVDEFDGDAFVAALPGVL; via the coding sequence ATGCCGAAGATCAGCGATGAGCGACGTGAGGAACGTCGCGGGCAGATTCTGGATGCTGCCGTGCGGTGCTTCAGCCGAAGCGGATATCACCGCACATCGATGACCGACATCATCGCGGAGTCAGGCCTGTCGTCCGGTGCGATCTACGGATACTTCCGCGGGAAGCAGGAGATCATTCACGCGGTCGCGCACTCGGTGATGCAGGGCCGCTTCGGAGAGCTGAACTCGCTCAGCGAGGATCGCGTGCTCACACCGGCGCAGATCGCTTCGGTGCTCATCGGCGGGCTGCGGGCGTCGCTGCCGACGACCATGCTCGTGCAGGTGTGGGCGGAGGCCACGATCGACGCCGAGCTGCGCGCCATGTTCCAGGAAGTGGCGGGCACGGTTATGGGACAGGTCTCGGGGCTGCTCGAACGCTGGGCAACGGAGTACCCCGAGCGGGTCGACGGCGACCCGGCGGGGTGGGCTCGGAGGTCGACACCGGTGTTCGTCGCAGTGGTGATGGGGTTCATCGTGCAGTCCACGCTCGTGGACGAGTTCGACGGCGACGCCTTCGTGGCCGCTCTCCCCGGTGTGCTCTAG
- a CDS encoding PepSY domain-containing protein, with the protein MTNRALDEHRGGSPERTGGISLLRAGTGGAASVAALLLLAGCAGPAAVEDSPAASDPGTTSERSEEGGSGGSAGPTAEESLIDASVDVSWEDAVAAAQEAFDGRLISVELDRDRGELVYSVELVSDTEEYEAIVSASSGEIVHEQREPLDADDAAEAEEEVLDTSGLISPEEAMTAATGEIDGPVKSWKLDRDWQGTFFEVEIAASGNDRDVLVDAVSGEVVEVDD; encoded by the coding sequence ATGACGAACCGAGCATTGGACGAGCACCGAGGCGGCAGCCCCGAGCGCACCGGAGGCATCTCGCTGCTGAGAGCGGGAACGGGAGGGGCCGCATCCGTGGCCGCACTGCTCCTGCTCGCGGGATGCGCGGGGCCCGCAGCCGTCGAGGACTCTCCGGCGGCGTCGGATCCCGGAACGACCAGTGAGCGCAGCGAGGAGGGCGGGTCTGGCGGATCGGCCGGGCCTACCGCCGAAGAGAGCTTGATCGACGCGAGCGTGGATGTGTCATGGGAAGATGCGGTCGCAGCTGCGCAGGAAGCCTTCGACGGCCGACTCATCTCGGTCGAGCTGGATCGGGATCGCGGAGAGCTGGTCTACTCGGTCGAACTCGTGTCGGACACGGAGGAGTACGAGGCGATCGTGAGCGCCTCGAGCGGCGAGATCGTGCACGAGCAGCGCGAACCGCTCGATGCCGACGACGCCGCGGAAGCCGAAGAAGAGGTTCTCGACACGAGCGGGCTCATCTCCCCCGAGGAGGCGATGACGGCCGCGACAGGCGAGATCGACGGGCCGGTCAAGTCGTGGAAGCTGGACCGTGATTGGCAGGGCACCTTCTTCGAGGTCGAGATCGCCGCGAGCGGGAACGACCGCGACGTGCTCGTCGACGCGGTTTCGGGTGAGGTCGTCGAGGTCGACGACTGA
- a CDS encoding dihydrofolate reductase family protein, producing MSRLIVSAWVTLDGYVAGADDSMDWLRGDADLAAYEMDLVEGAGVLLLGRKTHEDFASYWPKVAGGELEADEANRQYARRLDQLEKIVASRTGRIASWPRSRCIQEVSEAEIRRVKVSADGDVVVYGSLSLVGALNELRAIDEFHLIVHPVLLCRGKPLLGEDQPRADLGLIECKPFSSGAVLLKYGTAG from the coding sequence ATGTCGAGGCTCATCGTCTCCGCCTGGGTGACTCTCGATGGGTATGTCGCCGGGGCGGATGACTCGATGGACTGGCTCCGGGGCGATGCGGACCTGGCTGCCTACGAGATGGATCTCGTCGAGGGCGCGGGTGTTCTGCTGCTCGGTAGGAAGACCCACGAGGATTTCGCCTCCTACTGGCCCAAGGTCGCCGGCGGAGAACTTGAGGCAGACGAGGCGAACCGGCAGTACGCGCGTCGCCTCGATCAGCTCGAGAAGATCGTCGCGTCCCGCACGGGCCGCATCGCCTCGTGGCCCCGGAGCCGGTGCATCCAGGAGGTCTCGGAGGCAGAGATCCGGCGAGTGAAAGTATCGGCCGACGGCGACGTGGTGGTCTACGGCAGCCTGAGCCTCGTCGGAGCGCTGAACGAGTTGCGGGCGATCGATGAGTTCCATCTCATCGTGCATCCCGTGCTGCTCTGTCGAGGCAAGCCGCTTCTGGGCGAGGATCAGCCTCGCGCCGATCTGGGACTGATCGAGTGCAAGCCGTTCTCCTCCGGTGCGGTGCTTCTCAAGTACGGAACAGCGGGGTAG
- a CDS encoding helix-turn-helix transcriptional regulator produces the protein MDNQADVREFLTSRRERITPERAGLPAGGNRKVAGLRRSEVATLAGVSVEYYTKLERGQISGASPEVLDSLARALQLDEAERAHLFDLANAASPVARPRKRRSGKGWAPSPGLQWALDGFTAGPAFVRNGRMDLLAVNPLARAFYTELYDMPGQPPNIARHAFLDPRAYDFYPDWEGFADITVAILRTEAARDPHNKELHDLIGELSTRSDEFRTRWGKHNVRHHGSGFKTFRHPVVGEMTLAYEGMDMEAHHGLTFTVYTAEPGSKSEEAMRLLASWAASTVGVGRAELGA, from the coding sequence ATGGACAATCAGGCCGATGTGCGCGAGTTCCTGACCTCGCGCAGGGAACGCATCACTCCCGAGCGGGCGGGCCTGCCTGCAGGCGGCAACCGCAAAGTGGCGGGACTGCGCCGCAGCGAGGTCGCCACGCTCGCGGGCGTGAGCGTCGAGTACTACACGAAGCTCGAGCGCGGGCAGATCAGCGGCGCCTCGCCGGAAGTGCTCGATAGTCTCGCCCGTGCTCTGCAGCTTGACGAGGCCGAACGCGCCCACCTCTTCGATCTCGCCAACGCGGCGAGCCCGGTCGCCCGACCCAGAAAGCGGCGCAGTGGAAAAGGATGGGCTCCGAGCCCGGGCCTGCAGTGGGCGCTCGACGGATTCACCGCGGGCCCGGCGTTTGTGCGCAATGGCCGCATGGACCTGCTCGCCGTGAACCCGCTCGCTCGGGCGTTCTACACCGAGCTCTACGACATGCCCGGCCAGCCGCCGAACATCGCCAGGCATGCCTTCCTGGACCCGCGCGCGTACGACTTCTACCCCGACTGGGAGGGGTTCGCCGATATCACCGTCGCGATCCTGCGCACCGAGGCGGCGCGCGATCCTCACAACAAGGAACTGCACGACCTGATCGGCGAGCTGAGCACGCGCTCGGATGAGTTCCGTACCCGCTGGGGCAAGCACAACGTGCGGCATCACGGTAGCGGCTTCAAGACCTTCCGCCACCCGGTCGTGGGCGAGATGACGCTCGCCTATGAGGGCATGGATATGGAAGCCCATCACGGGCTCACCTTCACGGTGTACACCGCGGAGCCCGGGTCGAAGTCGGAGGAGGCGATGCGCCTGCTCGCGTCCTGGGCGGCGAGCACGGTAGGCGTAGGCCGCGCCGAGCTCGGCGCCTGA
- a CDS encoding CPBP family intramembrane glutamic endopeptidase, protein MASLLSRRPLTGFFVLAFLGSWAAWSPWCLSRSGIGLLSFELPFSAVAGINQLGMFAGPFAAALLMTRIAEGRAGVREFWRRMVRWRVRPRWYVLALILLPFATAVGYLFAPGIAWGAGHGGIAVLGLLAGAYVTYLLGGPVQEEPGWRGFALPRLQQRLHPVTAALALGVIHCCWHAPLFLTDEWDTARQDPSQYLAYLILVVSMSFIMSWLANGSQHSTLLVILGHNGINWAMFGVETLAGTEVANNWPAAIGLAGLAILAVLVSRGRLGCRAPAPHPSAASRGARG, encoded by the coding sequence ATGGCCTCACTGCTCTCTCGGCGCCCGCTGACGGGATTCTTCGTGCTCGCGTTTCTCGGTTCCTGGGCGGCGTGGAGCCCCTGGTGCCTCTCCAGGAGCGGGATCGGCCTGCTCTCATTCGAGCTGCCGTTCTCCGCGGTCGCCGGCATCAACCAGCTCGGCATGTTCGCCGGCCCGTTCGCGGCGGCGCTCCTCATGACCCGCATCGCCGAGGGTCGCGCGGGCGTCCGTGAGTTCTGGCGTCGAATGGTTCGGTGGCGGGTGCGTCCGCGCTGGTACGTCCTGGCTCTGATCCTCCTCCCGTTCGCCACGGCCGTCGGGTACCTGTTCGCTCCGGGCATCGCGTGGGGAGCGGGCCACGGTGGTATCGCCGTGCTTGGATTGCTGGCGGGCGCGTATGTCACGTACTTGCTCGGCGGGCCGGTTCAGGAGGAGCCGGGTTGGAGAGGCTTTGCGCTTCCGCGGCTCCAGCAGCGACTGCACCCCGTGACCGCGGCGCTCGCGCTCGGTGTGATCCACTGCTGCTGGCATGCCCCGCTGTTCCTCACCGACGAGTGGGACACCGCGCGTCAGGATCCCAGCCAGTATCTGGCCTACCTGATCCTGGTCGTCAGCATGTCGTTCATCATGTCCTGGCTTGCGAACGGATCACAGCACTCCACGCTGCTGGTGATCCTCGGGCACAACGGCATCAACTGGGCGATGTTCGGAGTTGAGACCCTGGCCGGGACCGAGGTCGCGAATAACTGGCCTGCGGCGATCGGGCTTGCCGGGCTCGCGATCCTCGCCGTGCTCGTCAGTCGTGGGCGGCTCGGGTGCCGGGCCCCGGCCCCGCATCCCTCGGCTGCGAGCCGGGGTGCTCGAGGGTGA
- a CDS encoding GNAT family N-acetyltransferase, protein MEHTIRMAGVDDADTVARLLFDFNTEFETPTPTPAEFAERLRSLLAGDRIVAFLAEDQGKGESRAPRALGFALLSLRPTPYFDGPLVQLEELYVVPDLRDRGLGSDLLDATVDYSLSRGSREIHIGVDEIDTDTRRFYERHGFVNVQPGQDYRMLLYLREL, encoded by the coding sequence ATGGAGCACACGATTCGCATGGCGGGCGTCGACGATGCCGATACGGTCGCCCGGCTGCTGTTCGACTTCAATACCGAGTTCGAGACGCCGACGCCCACGCCCGCGGAGTTCGCGGAGCGGCTGCGCTCGCTCCTCGCCGGAGACCGCATCGTCGCGTTCCTCGCCGAGGATCAGGGGAAAGGCGAAAGCAGGGCGCCCCGCGCGCTCGGCTTCGCGCTGCTCAGCCTGCGCCCGACGCCGTACTTCGACGGCCCCCTCGTGCAGCTGGAGGAACTCTACGTCGTGCCCGATCTCCGCGACCGGGGACTCGGATCAGACCTGCTCGACGCGACGGTCGATTACTCGCTCTCCAGGGGCTCGCGCGAGATCCACATCGGTGTAGATGAGATCGACACGGATACCCGCAGATTCTACGAACGGCACGGGTTCGTCAATGTGCAGCCCGGACAGGATTACCGGATGCTCCTGTACCTGCGCGAGCTGTGA